Proteins from a genomic interval of Marinifilum sp. JC120:
- a CDS encoding lactate utilization protein, which produces MTAKAESVKLFTDKAELVSAVVTEISSLDEAYKYTMDLCGKKEACKMLISGCEQNLSNTAEQLCATKTGKTIVAPALAKKEAAALEKQCEENGFTLIKDSVRNHLGGIDIAFTRVDHGIAETGTVVLNCPNEELRLATMISEVHVAVLPKSKLVDNSYDLESWMEGNMMKGDYTAFITGASRTADIERVLAIGVHGPLELHILLLEG; this is translated from the coding sequence ATGACAGCTAAAGCTGAAAGTGTAAAGCTTTTTACCGATAAAGCTGAGCTTGTATCCGCTGTAGTAACAGAGATTTCTTCTCTGGATGAAGCGTACAAGTACACAATGGATCTTTGCGGAAAAAAAGAAGCCTGTAAAATGCTTATTTCCGGTTGTGAACAGAACCTCTCCAACACTGCTGAGCAGCTCTGTGCAACCAAGACCGGCAAAACCATTGTAGCTCCTGCTCTGGCCAAGAAAGAGGCCGCCGCGCTGGAAAAACAATGTGAAGAAAACGGTTTTACTCTGATTAAAGACAGCGTCCGCAACCATCTCGGCGGTATTGATATCGCGTTTACCCGTGTTGACCACGGTATTGCCGAGACCGGTACTGTCGTTCTCAACTGTCCCAATGAAGAATTGAGACTGGCCACCATGATCAGTGAAGTACACGTAGCAGTTCTGCCCAAGTCCAAACTTGTGGATAACTCTTACGATCTCGAATCATGGATGGAAGGCAACATGATGAAAGGCGACTACACCGCATTCATCACCGGTGCCAGCCGTACTGCCGATATTGAGCGCGTTCTCGCCATCGGCGTACACGGTCCCCTTGAACTTCATATTCTTCTTCTGGAGGGCTAA
- a CDS encoding acetate kinase, translated as MKILVINAGSSSIKYQLLDMSSGDDLASGIVERIGEEMGSISYKTSEKYTAEQPFPTHREGMVEVINLLTDADKGVVKDKAEIAAIGHRIVHGGELFFEPVEVDEKVLQGIRDCIPLAPLHNPGHVIGIETAMELFPGVKQVVVFDTSFHQTMEPKAYMYGVPYEYYEKWGLRKYGMHGTSHKFVARETAKLLGKPLEESNIITVHLGNGASISAVKNGKCYDTSMGLTPLGGIIMGTRCGDVDPAIVGFIAERTGQSAAEVVSTLTNESGLKGICGSNDLRDIHARIEKGDEKAELALEMACHRVRQFIGAYAFELGRVDAIVFTAGIGENDEIYRANCLSGLENFGITINKDKNENWDRTPSFISDDDGAVKVAIIATNEELEIANDTVAVLGL; from the coding sequence ATGAAAATCTTAGTTATCAACGCTGGTAGCTCTTCTATCAAATACCAGCTCTTAGACATGTCTTCCGGTGACGATCTCGCTTCCGGTATCGTAGAACGTATCGGCGAAGAAATGGGTAGCATCAGCTACAAGACTTCTGAAAAGTACACTGCCGAACAGCCTTTCCCCACCCATAGGGAAGGTATGGTTGAAGTTATCAACCTGCTTACCGATGCAGACAAGGGCGTTGTAAAAGACAAGGCTGAAATCGCAGCTATCGGTCACCGTATTGTTCACGGTGGTGAGCTTTTCTTCGAGCCTGTTGAAGTTGACGAAAAAGTTTTGCAGGGCATCCGCGATTGCATCCCTCTCGCCCCCCTGCACAACCCCGGTCATGTTATCGGTATTGAAACCGCTATGGAACTGTTCCCCGGTGTAAAACAGGTTGTTGTCTTCGACACCTCTTTTCACCAGACCATGGAGCCCAAGGCTTACATGTACGGCGTTCCTTACGAGTACTATGAAAAATGGGGCCTTAGAAAATACGGTATGCACGGCACTTCCCACAAGTTTGTTGCCCGCGAAACCGCAAAGCTTCTGGGCAAGCCTCTTGAAGAGTCCAACATCATTACTGTTCACCTCGGAAACGGAGCTTCCATTTCCGCAGTTAAGAACGGCAAATGCTACGACACTTCCATGGGCCTGACTCCTCTCGGCGGTATCATCATGGGTACCCGTTGCGGTGATGTTGATCCTGCAATCGTGGGTTTCATTGCTGAAAGAACCGGCCAGAGTGCTGCTGAAGTAGTTTCTACTCTCACCAATGAGAGCGGCCTGAAGGGTATCTGCGGTTCCAACGATCTGCGTGATATTCATGCCCGCATTGAAAAAGGTGATGAAAAAGCAGAACTCGCTCTGGAAATGGCTTGCCACCGCGTACGTCAGTTCATCGGTGCTTACGCATTTGAACTCGGCCGTGTAGATGCAATCGTATTCACCGCAGGTATCGGTGAAAACGACGAAATTTACCGTGCAAATTGCCTCTCTGGCCTCGAAAACTTTGGCATCACCATCAACAAAGATAAAAACGAGAACTGGGATAGAACTCCCTCTTTCATCAGTGATGATGACGGTGCCGTTAAGGTAGCGATTATCGCCACTAACGAAGAACTCGAAATTGCTAACGATACTGTAGCAGTTCTCGGACTGTAA
- a CDS encoding phosphate acetyltransferase: protein MSKNLYITATEEKSGKSAIALGVMQLLLRDLQHVAIFRPIINDNQTGARDHDINLIMEHFKLDISYEDTYAYTLKEARELINSGKHSLLLENILNKYSQLEEKYDFVLCEGTDFQGKDQNFEFDINAEIAANLSCPVLLVANGRGKTADDIIASTQLVIDALEDKGVDTVAAIINRLTATDDEKNEILSSIKCKTRCSQELLVYGIDENESLGNPSMNDVRKWLDGAVLYGHGRLDTLVDDYVIAAMRIGNFLEYIEDGSLIITPGDRSDIILSSLASRLSSSFPDISGILLTGGLQPSASVHRLIEGWTGVPTPILSVSTNTYRTTQLLSELYGRIDPDDQRKTASALGTFEASVKTDELRHRLITSKSSKVTPKMFEYKLVQKAKANKQTIVLPEGTGERVLRAADMLTRRGVADIVLLGKADEIAGKISQLGLEMNDVRILDPESAPQFDDYCETYYKLREHKGIRMSDARDRMLDPTYFASMMVQKGDADGMVSGSVTTTAQTIRPAFEFIKTKPGASIVSSVFLMCLKDRVLVFGDCAVNPNPNAEQLAEIALNSAETAKIFGVEPRVALMSYSTGQSGKGADVEKVKEAVKIAKERNPELKLEGPIQYDAAIDPSVAKTKLPDSEVAGQATVFIFPDLNTGNNTYKAVQRSAEQSVAIGPVLQGLNKPVNDLSRGCTVPDIVNTVAITAIQAAAEKGLI from the coding sequence GTGTCTAAAAACCTTTACATCACTGCCACCGAAGAGAAGAGCGGTAAATCTGCCATTGCTCTGGGCGTGATGCAACTGTTGCTAAGAGACCTGCAGCACGTAGCCATCTTCCGACCCATCATTAATGATAACCAGACCGGTGCCCGTGATCACGATATCAATCTGATCATGGAACATTTCAAACTGGATATCAGTTATGAGGATACTTATGCCTACACCTTGAAGGAAGCAAGGGAACTCATCAACAGCGGCAAACACTCTTTGCTGCTGGAGAATATTCTCAACAAGTACAGCCAGCTTGAAGAGAAGTATGACTTCGTGCTTTGTGAAGGAACCGACTTTCAGGGTAAAGACCAGAACTTCGAGTTCGACATCAATGCGGAAATCGCCGCCAACCTCAGCTGCCCCGTTCTTCTTGTTGCAAATGGAAGAGGGAAGACCGCTGACGACATTATCGCTTCTACTCAGCTCGTTATCGATGCTCTCGAAGACAAAGGCGTAGACACCGTCGCCGCAATCATCAACAGGCTCACCGCAACTGATGATGAGAAAAATGAGATTCTGTCCAGCATCAAATGCAAGACCAGATGTTCGCAGGAACTCCTCGTTTACGGTATTGATGAAAACGAAAGTCTGGGTAACCCCAGCATGAACGACGTCCGCAAATGGTTGGACGGTGCTGTTCTTTACGGTCATGGAAGGCTTGATACTCTTGTTGATGACTACGTCATCGCTGCTATGCGTATCGGCAACTTCCTTGAGTACATTGAAGACGGCAGTCTGATCATCACTCCCGGTGACCGCTCTGATATTATTTTGAGCTCACTGGCCTCCCGTCTTTCAAGCTCTTTCCCGGATATCTCCGGTATCCTGCTTACCGGCGGACTTCAGCCCAGTGCAAGTGTACACCGTTTGATCGAAGGTTGGACCGGTGTTCCCACTCCCATCCTTTCCGTCTCTACCAATACCTACCGTACCACTCAGCTGCTGAGTGAATTGTACGGAAGAATTGATCCTGACGATCAGCGCAAGACAGCCTCCGCTCTGGGTACTTTTGAAGCCAGCGTGAAGACAGATGAGCTGAGACACCGTTTGATCACCAGCAAGTCCAGCAAAGTTACTCCCAAGATGTTCGAGTACAAGCTGGTTCAGAAAGCCAAAGCCAACAAGCAGACTATCGTCCTTCCTGAAGGAACTGGCGAAAGGGTTCTGCGTGCAGCTGATATGCTTACCCGTCGTGGTGTTGCCGATATCGTCCTGCTCGGTAAGGCTGATGAAATCGCTGGAAAGATTTCCCAGCTCGGCCTTGAAATGAACGATGTGCGTATCCTCGACCCCGAGTCCGCGCCTCAGTTCGATGATTATTGCGAAACCTACTACAAGCTTCGCGAGCACAAGGGCATCCGTATGTCTGACGCCCGTGACCGCATGCTGGACCCCACTTACTTTGCATCCATGATGGTTCAGAAGGGCGACGCAGACGGTATGGTTTCAGGTTCTGTTACCACAACCGCACAGACCATCCGTCCCGCTTTTGAGTTCATTAAGACCAAGCCCGGTGCGTCCATTGTATCCAGTGTCTTCCTGATGTGCCTGAAAGATAGGGTTCTTGTTTTCGGCGATTGCGCAGTTAACCCGAATCCCAATGCGGAACAGTTGGCCGAGATCGCACTGAACTCTGCCGAAACTGCTAAGATCTTCGGTGTTGAGCCTCGCGTGGCCCTCATGTCTTACTCCACCGGTCAGTCCGGTAAGGGTGCTGATGTTGAGAAAGTCAAGGAAGCGGTCAAAATTGCCAAGGAACGCAATCCTGAATTGAAGCTCGAAGGGCCTATTCAGTATGATGCCGCCATCGATCCTTCTGTCGCGAAAACTAAACTTCCCGACAGTGAAGTGGCCGGTCAGGCAACCGTATTTATTTTCCCCGATCTTAACACTGGCAATAATACCTATAAAGCTGTACAACGCTCCGCCGAACAGTCAGTCGCAATCGGCCCTGTACTTCAGGGACTCAACAAGCCTGTGAACGACCTTTCCAGAGGCTGCACTGTTCCGGATATTGTTAACACCGTCGCAATCACAGCAATTCAGGCAGCAGCCGAAAAAGGACTTATTTAA
- a CDS encoding (Fe-S)-binding protein, protein MEDLKQLAQNLMELDDQMVACMKCGMCQAVCPVFAETMQEADVTRGKIALLEKLAHEMVKDADQVNEKLNRCLLCGSCAASCPSGVKIMDIFMKARVIVTSYKGLSPAKKMIFKGLLTRPKLFNTLTEMSAKFQGPFAKIADKASGAASCAMLNPLLGERHFMPLAKKPFRKDYPELDSPRGKSGLKVAFYPGCVVDKMFPNVGHAAIKILEHHGVGIFLPKGQACCGIPTLASGDADTMVTLMKQNIKAFEDGTFDYLVTPCATCTATLHETWPKMIDNEDPVFVEKVKDLAAKTMDINAFLVDIVGVKAPAEPKKGGKVVTYHDPCHLSKSLGVTAQPRALLKSNESYEFKEMNEANRCCGCGGSFNLYHYDLSKSIGERKAGNVRDAGAQVAATGCPACMMQLGDMLSQTGGGVEVKHVLEIYADSLK, encoded by the coding sequence ATGGAAGATCTTAAGCAATTAGCTCAAAATCTCATGGAGCTGGATGACCAGATGGTCGCCTGCATGAAGTGCGGTATGTGTCAGGCTGTATGTCCTGTATTCGCCGAAACCATGCAGGAAGCTGACGTGACCCGCGGCAAGATCGCTCTTCTGGAGAAACTTGCCCATGAAATGGTCAAAGACGCTGATCAGGTTAACGAAAAGCTGAACAGGTGTCTGCTTTGCGGTTCCTGTGCAGCCAGCTGTCCGTCCGGCGTTAAGATCATGGACATCTTCATGAAGGCCCGTGTTATTGTTACCTCCTACAAGGGACTTTCTCCGGCCAAGAAGATGATCTTCAAGGGACTGCTTACTCGTCCCAAGCTTTTTAACACTCTGACCGAGATGAGCGCGAAGTTTCAGGGCCCGTTTGCAAAGATTGCCGACAAAGCCTCCGGTGCAGCAAGCTGTGCCATGCTGAATCCGCTCCTTGGTGAACGTCACTTCATGCCTCTGGCCAAAAAGCCTTTCCGTAAGGATTATCCTGAACTGGATAGCCCCCGCGGTAAGAGCGGCCTCAAGGTAGCTTTCTACCCCGGCTGTGTTGTGGACAAAATGTTCCCCAATGTTGGTCATGCAGCAATCAAGATTCTGGAACACCACGGTGTTGGAATCTTCTTGCCCAAGGGGCAGGCCTGCTGCGGTATCCCCACACTGGCTTCCGGTGATGCTGATACCATGGTTACCCTCATGAAACAGAATATCAAAGCTTTCGAAGACGGAACTTTTGATTATCTGGTGACTCCCTGTGCTACCTGCACAGCCACACTTCATGAAACATGGCCTAAGATGATTGATAACGAAGATCCTGTTTTCGTAGAAAAAGTTAAGGATCTCGCAGCTAAGACCATGGACATTAACGCATTCCTCGTTGATATCGTGGGCGTTAAGGCTCCTGCGGAACCCAAGAAGGGCGGAAAAGTCGTTACCTACCACGACCCCTGTCACCTTTCTAAATCTCTTGGTGTTACCGCACAGCCCCGTGCCTTGCTGAAGAGTAACGAAAGTTACGAGTTCAAGGAAATGAACGAAGCTAACCGTTGCTGTGGCTGCGGCGGTTCCTTCAACCTTTACCACTACGACCTCTCCAAGAGTATCGGTGAGCGTAAGGCGGGTAACGTCCGCGACGCCGGTGCACAGGTTGCGGCAACAGGTTGCCCTGCATGCATGATGCAGCTCGGCGATATGCTGTCCCAGACCGGTGGTGGAGTAGAGGTAAAACACGTCCTTGAAATCTACGCCGATTCCCTGAAGTAG
- a CDS encoding FAD-binding protein: MSNAKLAKDFEKIVGAGNVMHEEADLHAYSYDSAVLDPQVPSLVIKPTTTEQIGPVTALCNEHGLPMTVRGAGTNLSGGTIPHPGGVVVLTNGLNKILEINEQDLYAVVEPGVVTAQFAAQVAAKGLFYPPDPGSQAVSTIGGNVAENAGGLRGLKYGVTKDYVMGMDFYDVNGDLIKSGSRTVKCVTGYNLAGLMVASEGTLGVFSNIILKLVPPPKASKAMMAVFPDVHKASETVASIIANHIVPCTLEFLDNSTIRYVEDFTKAGLPTDAGAILLIEVDGHQAEVIEDAEKVVNICKKCGANEVKMAETAEEREALWTARRNALPALARAKPTTVLEDATVPRSQIPAMMEGLEKIAQKYKIDIGTFGHAGDGNLHPTILCDNRNKEEFHRVEEAVNEIFDVALSLKGTLSGEHGIGMAKSKWMEKETSKATLEYSLKMKRAIDPKGILNPTKIIGDV, from the coding sequence TGCATATTCTTACGATTCCGCGGTACTCGATCCCCAGGTGCCCTCACTCGTAATCAAGCCTACTACTACCGAGCAGATCGGCCCCGTTACCGCACTCTGTAATGAACATGGCCTGCCCATGACCGTTCGCGGCGCAGGAACAAACCTTTCCGGCGGTACCATTCCCCACCCCGGCGGAGTTGTTGTTCTGACCAACGGTCTCAATAAAATCCTCGAAATCAATGAGCAGGATCTCTACGCAGTAGTAGAACCCGGTGTTGTAACCGCGCAGTTCGCAGCTCAGGTTGCCGCTAAAGGACTTTTCTATCCCCCGGATCCGGGTTCCCAGGCAGTTTCCACCATCGGTGGTAACGTTGCTGAGAACGCAGGCGGACTCCGCGGACTTAAATACGGTGTTACCAAAGATTACGTCATGGGCATGGATTTCTATGATGTAAACGGTGACCTGATCAAATCCGGTTCCCGCACCGTTAAATGTGTAACCGGCTACAACCTTGCCGGTCTTATGGTTGCTTCCGAAGGTACTCTGGGTGTGTTCTCCAACATCATCCTCAAGCTCGTTCCGCCGCCGAAAGCATCCAAAGCTATGATGGCTGTGTTCCCCGATGTTCACAAAGCATCCGAAACCGTTGCTTCCATCATCGCGAACCACATTGTGCCTTGTACTCTCGAATTCCTTGATAATTCCACCATCCGTTACGTGGAAGACTTCACCAAGGCCGGACTGCCCACTGATGCTGGCGCAATTCTGCTTATCGAAGTTGACGGCCATCAGGCTGAAGTTATCGAAGATGCTGAAAAGGTTGTTAATATTTGTAAGAAATGCGGTGCCAACGAAGTTAAGATGGCAGAAACCGCTGAAGAGCGTGAAGCTCTCTGGACCGCACGTCGTAACGCTCTGCCTGCTCTTGCTCGCGCGAAACCGACTACCGTTCTTGAAGACGCCACTGTGCCTCGTTCCCAGATTCCTGCAATGATGGAAGGCCTGGAAAAGATTGCTCAGAAATACAAAATCGACATCGGAACCTTCGGTCATGCCGGTGATGGTAACCTTCACCCCACCATCCTGTGTGACAACAGAAACAAGGAAGAGTTCCACCGTGTTGAAGAAGCGGTTAATGAAATCTTTGACGTTGCCCTTTCCCTTAAAGGAACCCTGTCCGGCGAACACGGCATCGGTATGGCAAAATCCAAGTGGATGGAAAAAGAAACTTCCAAGGCTACCCTTGAGTACTCCCTGAAAATGAAGCGGGCTATTGATCCGAAAGGCATCCTGAATCCCACCAAGATCATCGGAGACGTCTAG